The sequence below is a genomic window from Dehalogenimonas sp. THU2.
CCGACACTACATTTAAACTGAGTTTCGTCTCCATGGGCAATCCTCATGCCGTATATTTCACCAATCAACCGGTGGCAGGCTTCCCATTGTCCACCTTCGGTCCCGCGGTAGAAACAGCAAATATTTTTCCACGTAAGACAAACTTCGAAGTCGCCCGTGTACTTAATAACCGGACGATCGAAATGCGTGTGTGGGAACGTGGGGTAGGGGAGACCCTGGCTTGCGGTAGCGGCGCATGCGCTGTAGCCGTCACCGGGTGGATGCTGGGTTGTATCGGGGATACGGTTGACATAAGGTTACCTGGCGGAACACTTATAGCTGAATGGCCTGGTAGTGGTGAGGTATATCTCACCGGTCAGGCCGAATTGGTTTTTACCGGCAATTGGCTCAAATAGTAATACCAGTGAAAGGTCATTGTGTTTCATGAAAATTGCCAACCGCATTGAGAATTTACCACCGTATCTATTCGTCACCATAAGTAAAAAGATCGCCGAAAAGCGAGCTCGTGGTGAGGAAGTCATCAGTTTCGGTATTGGTGATCCGGATATGCCGACTCCGTCGCGTATCATCGACACACTGTGCCAGGCAGCCAGGGAACCTGCCAATCATCGTTATCCAGAATCTGAAGGATTGCCGGAACTGCGTCAGGCTATTGCCCGTTGGTATCAACAACGTTTTGATGTAGTTTTGGACCCGGAGACTGAAGTATTGCCGCTTATCGGTTCAAAGGAAGGCATCGGGCACATGGCGTGGTGTATGCTCAATCCAGGTGACGTGGCGCTGGTGCCGGACCCCGCATATCCGGTTTACGCCATCAGCACAGCGCTAGCAGACGCCGAACCGTACTATATACCGTTGACTGCCACAAGTGGTTTTTTGCCGGATTTTGAAGCTATACCGGGAGATGTAATAAAAAGAGCCAAATTGCTGTGGCTCAATTATCCTAACAATCCTACCGGTGCCGTAGCCGACATCGCGTTTTTCGAAAAGGCTGTCGCTTTTGCCAGGGCAAACGATATCGTTATTTGTCATGATGGCCCGTACACGGAAACGGCCTATGAAGGATACCGTCCGCCTAGCTTTCTTCAAGCCCACGGTGCCAAAGAGGTCGGCATAGAGTTT
It includes:
- a CDS encoding LL-diaminopimelate aminotransferase; the encoded protein is MKIANRIENLPPYLFVTISKKIAEKRARGEEVISFGIGDPDMPTPSRIIDTLCQAAREPANHRYPESEGLPELRQAIARWYQQRFDVVLDPETEVLPLIGSKEGIGHMAWCMLNPGDVALVPDPAYPVYAISTALADAEPYYIPLTATSGFLPDFEAIPGDVIKRAKLLWLNYPNNPTGAVADIAFFEKAVAFARANDIVICHDGPYTETAYEGYRPPSFLQAHGAKEVGIEFHSLSKSYNMTGWRIGMAVGNAVMIDALKRFKSNMDSGVPQAIQLAAIEALNGPRSEISRHNDIYQRRRDLIVETLLDMGLEVDTPKASLYVWAKVPKGYTSAGLATELLEQVGVVVTPGNGYGVQGEGYVRLSLTISDASLVKGLSKLATWKGMMGRSKSKS